In the genome of Raphanus sativus cultivar WK10039 chromosome 4, ASM80110v3, whole genome shotgun sequence, one region contains:
- the LOC108853284 gene encoding putative fasciclin-like arabinogalactan protein 20, producing MNQFVQFFLSVIVVSTVVSGTVEDTTHEIVDALAYAQFQEWSAVFIETNDKIRGEVLPSTLFIPNSSYSGGEDNHKLAAYHVVSERLEFADLLSKASQSRLPTLLTNYSILVTNNSEFGFAVDGVLITEPDVFVDTYIAIHFIASPLDFETYGHVESKPSGSYSTEWSFFSFMLVTVVARIISEILILSG from the coding sequence ATGAACCAATTCGTTCAATTTTTTCTCTCTGTAATTGTAGTAAGTACCGTTGTCTCCGGCACCGTTGAAGACACTACCCATGAAATTGTTGATGCGCTGGCGTATGCCCAATTTCAAGAATGGTCAGCGGTTTTCATAGAAACAAACGACAAGATTCGAGGGGAGGTTCTCCCATCAACACTCTTCATTCCAAACTCCTCATACAGTGGTGGAGAAGACAATCATAAGTTGGCTGCATACCATGTTGTCTCAGAGAGGCTTGAGTTTGCGGATCTTCTCTCCAAGGCAAGTCAGTCTCGACTACCAACTCTTCTTACCAACTACTCAATCCTGGTAACCAACAATTCTGAATTTGGTTTTGCTGTGGACGGCGTTCTCATCACCGAACCTGACGTCTTCGTCGATACCTACATTGCCATCCACTTCATTGCATCTCCCCTTGATTTCGAAACGTATGGTCACGTCGAATCTAAGCCTAGCGGCAGCTATTCTACGGAATGGTCGTTTTTTTCCTTTATGCTCGTTACAGTTGTGGCTCGCATCATCTCGGAGATCCTTATTCTTTCGGGCTAG